One genomic segment of Melitaea cinxia chromosome 19, ilMelCinx1.1, whole genome shotgun sequence includes these proteins:
- the LOC123662622 gene encoding replication factor C subunit 2 — protein sequence MSDDDVSIMEVDEVEPTPKKLIGGPSKSTSNLPWIEKYRPQTFADIVGNEDTVSRLSVFARTGNAPNIIIAGPPGVGKTTTILCLARALLGSAFKEAVLELNASNDRGIDVVRNKIKMFAQQKVTLPAGRHKIVILDEADSMTDGAQQALRRTMELYSSTTRFALAANNSEKIIEPIQSRCAVLRYTRLTDAQILAKVIEVCEKEQLSYTEEGVNAIVFTAQGDLRSALNNLQATAQGFAHVSPDNVFKVCDEPHPMLVRGMLESCIRQDIHEAYKVIAKLCKLGYAAEDIVGNVFRVCKTLDVDEDVKLALIREVGRTHLRVADGLASPLQLAALLARACRAAARRPPDW from the exons ATGAGTGACGACGATGTTAGTATAATGGAGGTTGATGAGGTGGAACCGACACCAAAAAAGCTGATTGGAGGTCCAAGTAAATCGACGTCTAATTTGCCGTGGATAGAAAAATATCGACCTCAAACGTTCGCTGATATTGTAGGCAATGAGGACACCGTGTCGCGGTTGTCTGTTTTCGCCCGCACTGGGAATGCTCCAAACATAATCATCGCCGGTCCGCCTGGTGTCGGCAAAACGACCACAATTCTCTGTTTGGCGCGAGCACTGCTCGGATCCGCATTTAAAGAGGCCGTGCTTGAACTCAACGCTTCTAATGATCGCGGTATCGATGTCGTCCGCaacaaaatcaaaatgtttGCCCAGCAGAAA GTAACTCTGCCTGCGGGGCGACACAAAATAGTGATACTAGACGAGGCAGACAGCATGACTGATGGTGCGCAGCAGGCACTGCGGCGGACGATGGAGCTCTACTCGAGCACAACGCGATTTGCTCTTGCTGCCAACAACAGTGAAAAGATTATTGAACCAATACAATCCCGCTGCGCCGTACTGCGGTACACCAGGCTCACAGATGCCCAGATATTGGCCAAG GTGATTGAGGTATGTGAAAAGGAGCAGTTGTCTTACACAGAAGAGGGCGTAAATGCCATAGTGTTTACAGCACAAGGTGACCTGCGCTCCGCCCTGAACAACCTGCAGGCCACGGCGCAGGGGTTCGCGCACGTCAGCCCCGACAACGTGTTCAAGGTGTGCGACGAGCCACACCCTATGCTCGTACGTGGCATGCTCGAGTCTTGTATTCGCCAAGATATTCACGAGGCTTACAAG GTGATAGCCAAGCTGTGCAAGCTGGGCTACGCGGCGGAGGACATCGTCGGCAACGTGTTCCGCGTGTGCAAGACGCTGGACGTGGACGAGGACGTGAAGCTGGCGCTCATCCGCGAGGTGGGGCGCACGCACCTGCGCGTGGCGGACGGGCTCGCCTCGCCGCTGCAGCTGGcggcgctgctggcgcgcgcctgccgcgccgccgcgcgccgcccgcccgaCTGGTAG
- the LOC123662620 gene encoding glucosamine-6-phosphate isomerase isoform X2, giving the protein MRLIILEDASVVADWAARFVLQRITEFAPGPDRRFVLGLPTGGTPLGMYRRLIDFYKEGRISFKYVTTFNMDEYVGLPRDHPESYHYYMWNEFFKHIDIDPAHAHVLDGNAPNLVAECQRFENLIKEAGGVRLFIGGIGPDGHIAFNEPGSSLVSRTRVKTLAYDTLEANKRFFGNDISKVPRQALTVGVGTVMDAQEVMILITGVHKALALAKAVEEGVNHMWTVSAFQQHPQTLFVCDEDATLELRVKTVKYFKSLMGEHNKLIASAR; this is encoded by the exons ATGCGGCTCATAATCTTAGAGGACGCGTCGGTGGTGGCGGACTGGGCGGCGCGCTTCGTGTTACAACGCATCACGGAGTTCGCGCCGGGGCCCGACCGCCGGTTCGTGCTGGGCCTGCCCACCGGCGGCACGCCGCTTGGCATGTACCGCCGCCTCATCGACTTCTACAAGGAGGGCCGCATTTCCTTCAAATACGTCACCACTTTTAATATGGACGAATACGTCG GACTCCCGCGCGACCACCCCGAGTCGTACCACTACTACATGTGGAACGAGTTCTTCAAGCACATCGACATCGACCCCGCGCACGCGCACGTGCTGGACGGGAACGCGCCGAACCTCGTGGCGGAGTGCCAGCGCTTCGAGAACCTCATCAAGGAGGCCGGCGGGGTCCGTCTCTTCATCGGTG GCATCGGGCCGGACGGGCACATCGCGTTCAACGAGCCGGGCTCGTCGCTGGTGTCGCGCACGCGCGTCAAGACGCTGGCCTACGACACGCTGGAGGCCAACAAGCGCTTCTTCGGCAACGACATCTCCAAGGTGCCGCGCCAGGCGCTCACCGTCGGCGTCGGCACCGTCATGGACGCCCAAGAG GTGATGATCTTGATCACGGGCGTGCACAAGGCGCTGGCGCTGGCCAAGGCGGTGGAGGAGGGCGTGAACCACATGTGGACGGTGTCGGCCTTCCAGCAGCACCCGCAGACGCTGTTCGTGTGCGACGAGGACGCCACGCTCGAGCTGCGCGTCAAGACCGTCAAGTACTTCAAA AGTCTGATGGGCGAGCACAACAAGCTGATCGCCAGCGCACGGTGA
- the LOC123662620 gene encoding glucosamine-6-phosphate isomerase isoform X1, which produces MRLIILEDASVVADWAARFVLQRITEFAPGPDRRFVLGLPTGGTPLGMYRRLIDFYKEGRISFKYVTTFNMDEYVGLPRDHPESYHYYMWNEFFKHIDIDPAHAHVLDGNAPNLVAECQRFENLIKEAGGVRLFIGGIGPDGHIAFNEPGSSLVSRTRVKTLAYDTLEANKRFFGNDISKVPRQALTVGVGTVMDAQEVMILITGVHKALALAKAVEEGVNHMWTVSAFQQHPQTLFVCDEDATLELRVKTVKYFKALSGEHQKMIASAPVKQQHVLH; this is translated from the exons ATGCGGCTCATAATCTTAGAGGACGCGTCGGTGGTGGCGGACTGGGCGGCGCGCTTCGTGTTACAACGCATCACGGAGTTCGCGCCGGGGCCCGACCGCCGGTTCGTGCTGGGCCTGCCCACCGGCGGCACGCCGCTTGGCATGTACCGCCGCCTCATCGACTTCTACAAGGAGGGCCGCATTTCCTTCAAATACGTCACCACTTTTAATATGGACGAATACGTCG GACTCCCGCGCGACCACCCCGAGTCGTACCACTACTACATGTGGAACGAGTTCTTCAAGCACATCGACATCGACCCCGCGCACGCGCACGTGCTGGACGGGAACGCGCCGAACCTCGTGGCGGAGTGCCAGCGCTTCGAGAACCTCATCAAGGAGGCCGGCGGGGTCCGTCTCTTCATCGGTG GCATCGGGCCGGACGGGCACATCGCGTTCAACGAGCCGGGCTCGTCGCTGGTGTCGCGCACGCGCGTCAAGACGCTGGCCTACGACACGCTGGAGGCCAACAAGCGCTTCTTCGGCAACGACATCTCCAAGGTGCCGCGCCAGGCGCTCACCGTCGGCGTCGGCACCGTCATGGACGCCCAAGAG GTGATGATCTTGATCACGGGCGTGCACAAGGCGCTGGCGCTGGCCAAGGCGGTGGAGGAGGGCGTGAACCACATGTGGACGGTGTCGGCCTTCCAGCAGCACCCGCAGACGCTGTTCGTGTGCGACGAGGACGCCACGCTCGAGCTGCGCGTCAAGACCGTCAAGTACTTCAAA GCGCTGAGCGGCGAGCACCAGAAGATGATCGCGAGCGCGCCGGTGAAGCAGCAGCACGTGCTGCACTGA